One segment of Mycoplasma sp. E35C DNA contains the following:
- a CDS encoding M48 family metallopeptidase encodes MISNNKEIIGGIEVNVTKKTKIKNVYIKVKPPHGDVFVIAPYNFPDYEIRVFVLNKLNLIHKMKKRVLAQSYENYKEYVSGEEIFLWGDIYKLNVIEHKGRFKIKILNQETIDFYIPYNAEQESKEKFFNNWYKKQLAYAMKLIVEKLEAKMNVAANEYRIKNMKTKWGTCNVDKKRIWINLRLTKKPIQCLEYVLVHEMAHLIERNHTKRFYSLINQYMPDWKIIDQIMKKNI; translated from the coding sequence ATGATCAGCAATAACAAAGAAATAATTGGTGGTATCGAAGTTAATGTCACTAAGAAAACCAAGATAAAAAATGTTTATATAAAAGTTAAACCTCCACACGGAGATGTTTTTGTTATTGCTCCTTATAATTTTCCAGATTATGAAATTAGAGTTTTTGTTTTAAATAAACTTAATTTGATTCATAAGATGAAAAAAAGAGTTTTAGCTCAATCTTATGAAAACTATAAAGAATATGTATCTGGTGAAGAAATTTTCTTATGAGGAGATATTTATAAATTAAATGTCATTGAACATAAAGGTAGATTTAAAATCAAAATTTTAAATCAAGAAACAATTGATTTTTATATTCCTTATAATGCAGAACAAGAAAGCAAAGAGAAGTTTTTTAATAATTGATATAAAAAACAATTAGCTTATGCAATGAAATTGATAGTTGAAAAACTAGAAGCTAAGATGAACGTTGCTGCTAATGAATATAGAATTAAAAACATGAAAACAAAATGGGGAACATGTAATGTTGATAAGAAGAGAATTTGGATTAATTTAAGATTGACTAAAAAACCGATCCAATGTTTAGAGTATGTCCTAGTTCATGAGATGGCTCATTTAATTGAAAGAAACCATACAAAGAGATTTTATTCATTAATTAATCAATACATGCCTGATTGAAAAATTATTGATCAAATTATGAAGAAAAACATTTAG
- a CDS encoding MPN527 family putative ECF transporter permease subunit, with protein MQMRKEREKKNHYSFNFKLSFNASMLALAIIFAYVSSLIRIPFFSNLSLTIDISVVFLIPVIYISSLASSLLLASVLSLIHFIWNPSNWIGILFLTITNIFTILIFYLLNLILNKTKLRSKKAKWLVIWLLIVPISMFLYSAINGILITPLYWWWFKAVNTINFIEVANYYNSVSNLRAYLLFINDYWTGIFSLYSFFNLIKFVLIAFFAVPLLIFFQFNLFTKELFN; from the coding sequence ATGCAAATGCGAAAAGAACGAGAGAAAAAAAACCATTATAGTTTTAATTTTAAACTGTCTTTTAACGCAAGTATGTTGGCACTAGCCATCATTTTTGCATACGTTTCAAGTCTAATAAGAATTCCGTTTTTTAGCAATTTGTCATTAACAATTGATATTTCAGTTGTTTTTTTAATACCTGTTATTTATATCAGTTCATTAGCTTCTTCTTTATTATTAGCTTCTGTATTGTCATTAATTCATTTTATTTGGAATCCTTCAAATTGAATTGGGATATTATTTTTAACAATTACCAACATATTTACCATTCTGATTTTTTATTTATTAAATTTAATCCTTAATAAAACCAAATTAAGATCTAAAAAAGCTAAATGATTGGTTATATGGTTACTAATTGTGCCAATATCAATGTTTTTATATTCAGCAATCAATGGAATATTAATTACACCGTTGTATTGATGATGGTTTAAGGCTGTTAATACAATTAATTTTATTGAAGTGGCTAATTATTATAATTCTGTTAGTAATCTAAGGGCTTATTTATTATTTATTAATGATTATTGAACTGGAATCTTCTCATTATATTCATTCTTTAATTTAATCAAATTTGTTTTGATTGCTTTTTTTGCAGTGCCTTTATTGATCTTCTTTCAGTTCAATTTGTTTACAAAAGAATTATTCAATTAA
- a CDS encoding SufD family Fe-S cluster assembly protein produces MNKKIFVLVDSKKSKFNYKIEDNVDSFIHFLDINDNDSNLKINVDLNENSSAKVIISTFGINKNKKKYDIKLNHLSNSAKSVYQNYVVATDYSDVSSTITSVIKNNTYHNDTIQEIRGVLLSDNASVKGEPQLIIDDNNVKAKHAMAVGRLNQNHLFYLMSKGVPKAEAIKLILMGYFIKTISIIDDKKKQEQIIKQVEDLFLKVNYESSVN; encoded by the coding sequence ATGAATAAAAAAATATTTGTTTTAGTTGATTCTAAAAAGTCAAAATTTAACTATAAAATTGAAGATAATGTTGATAGCTTTATCCATTTTTTAGATATTAATGATAACGATTCAAATTTAAAGATCAATGTTGATTTAAATGAAAATTCTTCGGCAAAAGTGATCATTTCTACATTTGGAATTAATAAAAATAAGAAGAAATATGACATTAAACTAAATCACTTATCTAATAGTGCTAAAAGTGTTTATCAAAACTATGTTGTGGCAACAGATTATTCTGATGTTTCATCAACAATTACTAGCGTTATTAAAAACAACACATATCACAATGATACAATCCAAGAGATCAGAGGTGTTTTATTAAGTGACAACGCATCAGTTAAGGGTGAACCGCAATTAATCATTGATGATAATAATGTTAAAGCTAAACATGCTATGGCTGTTGGCAGATTAAACCAAAACCACTTATTTTATTTGATGTCTAAGGGTGTTCCAAAAGCCGAAGCAATTAAATTAATTTTGATGGGATACTTTATTAAAACAATTAGCATCATTGATGATAAAAAGAAACAAGAACAAATCATCAAACAAGTTGAAGATTTATTCTTAAAAGTAAATTATGAAAGTTCAGTTAATTAG
- a CDS encoding aminotransferase class V-fold PLP-dependent enzyme: MKVQLIRQQFNWFKNNKDWIYFDNAATSLKPDAVINTISEYYNNWSLNPHNTDTKLSNQLNNFIDQTRTKTANYLGVNADEIIFNSSATEILNLFAFGLIDYLKPNDEIIINELEHASNLINWVELANRNNLKLVLIKSLDELKTKINQKTKVVAFSALSNIFGYHVDYLKYANLIKAINPHCLVFIDATQYVAHNKIIITPDIDGLCFSAHKIFGPTGLGIGYIKKSLQQTLKPLKYGGDMYYDFDLNNKTISFKNNPLKYEAGTNNVSSIYAWSKTLDFINQLYDQGFKDYEQQLVNYFKSKIKNQDKLILINKQATYPIFLVQIKGIHSQDLASYLSSKKIITRAGVSCVHLLKQYQQDGYVRVSLSAYNTFEEIDYFFDVIQQFELKDILDGLF; the protein is encoded by the coding sequence ATGAAAGTTCAGTTAATTAGGCAACAGTTTAATTGGTTTAAAAACAATAAAGATTGGATTTATTTTGATAATGCAGCAACATCATTAAAACCAGATGCTGTAATCAATACGATTAGTGAATATTACAATAATTGATCGTTAAATCCTCATAATACTGATACAAAATTATCTAATCAATTAAATAATTTTATTGATCAAACCAGAACAAAAACAGCAAACTATCTAGGTGTTAATGCTGATGAAATTATTTTCAACAGTTCAGCTACTGAAATATTAAACTTATTTGCTTTTGGATTAATTGATTATTTAAAACCAAATGATGAAATTATTATCAACGAATTAGAGCATGCTAGTAATCTAATTAATTGGGTTGAATTAGCTAACCGTAATAATCTAAAATTGGTTTTAATTAAATCATTAGATGAATTAAAAACTAAAATTAACCAAAAAACAAAGGTTGTTGCTTTTTCAGCATTATCAAACATTTTTGGTTATCATGTTGATTATTTAAAATATGCTAACTTAATTAAAGCAATTAATCCTCATTGTTTGGTATTTATTGATGCTACGCAATATGTTGCTCATAATAAGATAATAATCACGCCTGACATTGATGGTTTATGTTTTTCAGCTCATAAGATTTTTGGACCGACAGGTTTAGGAATTGGCTACATAAAAAAATCATTACAACAAACATTAAAACCACTCAAATATGGTGGTGATATGTATTATGATTTTGATTTGAATAACAAAACAATAAGTTTTAAAAACAACCCACTTAAATACGAAGCTGGCACGAACAATGTATCAAGCATCTATGCTTGATCTAAAACGTTAGATTTTATTAATCAACTTTATGATCAGGGTTTTAAGGATTATGAACAACAATTAGTTAATTATTTTAAATCTAAAATCAAAAACCAAGATAAGTTGATATTAATCAATAAACAAGCAACATACCCAATTTTTTTAGTTCAAATTAAAGGTATTCATTCCCAAGATTTAGCTTCATATTTATCTTCAAAAAAAATCATTACCAGAGCAGGAGTTTCTTGCGTTCATTTATTAAAACAATATCAACAAGATGGCTATGTCAGAGTGTCATTATCAGCCTATAACACTTTTGAAGAAATTGATTATTTTTTTGATGTTATTCAACAGTTCGAATTAAAGGATATTTTAGATGGATTATTCTAA
- a CDS encoding DnaJ domain-containing protein, producing MRPFSEPNYYEVLGVEENATKEQIKRAFRKLAREYHPDVNKSPDAEAKFKEINRAYTILGNDAGRFDFDRRLKQRKQQQAAQATPPPPRANKNENYYQILRVSETDSREKITIQYKMMKLQYDAGGLYAKDAHSVEMSRRIKTAYEVLSDPNKRLKYNLYLKQTSPAVMSFEVWLSRQPDVKQTKKQSNPFNNVEFKSTKTKVEKETKHQTQNQAEQQTTKPTKNPDALFEKLQTNPLQIIKKTSKIHSVLSYFMLVFIAVSVIMILMQSRPGVSTYYPIFALIWFPIIGILALALLFLGFLNMYISWDFSSKNKEFKKVNIMWIITILTFFSGFYATYITKKAVDNQIIFMNRMNGMND from the coding sequence ATGAGACCATTTTCAGAGCCAAATTATTATGAAGTATTAGGAGTTGAAGAAAACGCCACTAAAGAGCAAATCAAAAGGGCGTTTCGTAAGTTAGCTCGTGAATATCACCCCGATGTTAATAAATCTCCTGATGCTGAAGCTAAATTTAAAGAAATCAACCGTGCTTATACGATTTTAGGTAATGATGCTGGTCGTTTTGATTTTGATCGTAGACTAAAACAAAGAAAACAACAACAAGCAGCACAAGCCACACCTCCACCACCAAGGGCTAATAAAAACGAGAACTATTACCAAATTCTAAGGGTATCTGAAACTGATAGTCGTGAAAAAATCACAATCCAGTATAAGATGATGAAGCTGCAATATGATGCAGGTGGATTGTATGCTAAGGATGCTCATTCAGTAGAAATGAGCCGAAGGATTAAAACAGCTTATGAAGTTTTAAGTGATCCTAATAAACGACTTAAATATAATCTTTATTTAAAACAAACATCACCAGCTGTGATGAGTTTTGAAGTTTGATTATCACGACAACCTGATGTTAAGCAAACTAAAAAACAAAGCAATCCATTCAACAATGTTGAATTTAAATCAACTAAAACTAAGGTTGAAAAAGAAACCAAACACCAAACCCAAAATCAAGCTGAACAACAAACAACCAAACCTACTAAAAACCCTGATGCGTTGTTTGAAAAACTTCAAACTAATCCATTACAAATTATTAAAAAAACCTCAAAAATTCATTCAGTTTTAAGTTATTTCATGCTTGTGTTTATTGCGGTATCAGTAATCATGATCTTAATGCAATCACGCCCTGGGGTATCAACGTATTATCCAATTTTTGCACTAATTTGATTCCCGATTATTGGCATCTTAGCATTAGCACTATTATTCTTAGGATTCTTAAATATGTATATCTCATGAGACTTTAGTTCTAAGAATAAAGAATTCAAAAAAGTTAATATCATGTGGATTATTACGATATTAACTTTCTTCTCTGGGTTTTATGCAACTTATATTACCAAAAAAGCTGTTGATAACCAGATCATCTTCATGAACCGCATGAACGGTATGAATGATTAA
- the sufB gene encoding Fe-S cluster assembly protein SufB: protein MGISKKILNKKYQYGFHDKDTAIFETHKGISREIVKEISRLKNEPKWMLDIRLKAFDQFIKMDNPNFGPDLSFIDYDKAIMYSKAIETPQTNWDDVPKKIKNTFKKLGIMEAEAKFLNGVSTQYDSQAVYNNISKELEEYGVIFTDTDTAVKQYPDLVKKYFGSIVPSNDNKFAALNTAFWSGGSFVYVPKGVEIKKPLQAYFRINGRNVGQFERTIIILEEGAKCHYVEGCTAPVYSEDNLHCAVVEVFLHKNAVGRYTTIQNWSDNVLNLVTKRSIVYENAKMSWIDGNIGARINMKYPSSILAGKYASSDCISIAVANKGIIQDAGAKMIHLAPYTKSRIVSKSVSFNGGDTCYRGLVKIEKDAHHSSSKVECDTLLMDNISRTDTLPTEIIKNKYSSLEHEAKVSNISEEQLFYMMSKGISKEVAENLIVLGFIEPFTKELPMEYAIELNRLITMDMEGSVG, encoded by the coding sequence ATGGGCATATCTAAAAAGATCTTAAATAAAAAATACCAATACGGTTTTCATGATAAAGATACAGCAATTTTTGAAACCCACAAAGGGATTTCAAGAGAAATTGTTAAAGAAATATCAAGATTAAAGAATGAACCAAAATGAATGCTAGACATTCGCTTAAAAGCTTTTGATCAATTTATTAAGATGGATAATCCTAATTTTGGTCCTGATTTGTCGTTCATTGATTATGATAAAGCAATCATGTATTCAAAAGCAATTGAAACCCCACAAACTAACTGGGATGATGTTCCTAAAAAAATTAAGAATACATTTAAGAAATTAGGCATCATGGAAGCAGAAGCTAAATTCTTAAACGGGGTATCAACACAGTATGATTCACAAGCTGTATATAACAATATTTCAAAAGAATTAGAAGAATACGGAGTGATTTTTACTGATACAGATACTGCGGTTAAACAATACCCAGATTTAGTAAAAAAATATTTTGGTTCAATTGTTCCGAGTAATGACAATAAGTTTGCAGCCCTAAATACAGCATTCTGATCAGGTGGTTCATTTGTTTATGTTCCAAAAGGTGTTGAAATTAAAAAACCACTACAAGCTTATTTCAGAATTAACGGTCGTAATGTTGGTCAATTTGAACGCACGATCATTATCTTAGAAGAAGGCGCAAAATGTCATTATGTTGAAGGTTGCACTGCTCCTGTTTATTCAGAAGATAACTTACATTGTGCTGTTGTTGAAGTGTTTTTACATAAAAATGCAGTTGGACGATATACAACGATTCAAAACTGATCTGATAATGTTTTAAATTTAGTTACCAAACGTTCAATTGTTTATGAAAATGCTAAAATGTCATGAATTGATGGCAATATTGGTGCTCGGATTAATATGAAATATCCTTCATCAATTTTAGCTGGTAAGTATGCTAGTAGTGATTGTATTTCGATTGCTGTGGCTAATAAAGGAATTATTCAAGACGCTGGTGCTAAAATGATCCATCTAGCTCCATATACTAAATCTAGAATTGTTTCTAAATCAGTATCATTCAATGGTGGTGATACTTGCTATCGTGGTTTAGTTAAAATTGAAAAAGACGCACACCATTCAAGTTCGAAGGTAGAATGTGACACTTTATTAATGGATAATATATCAAGAACTGATACATTACCAACTGAGATCATTAAAAACAAATATTCTTCATTAGAACATGAAGCAAAAGTTTCAAATATTAGTGAAGAACAATTGTTTTATATGATGTCAAAAGGGATTAGTAAAGAAGTGGCTGAAAATCTAATTGTTCTAGGTTTTATTGAACCATTTACCAAAGAATTACCCATGGAATATGCCATTGAATTAAATCGTTTAATTACCATGGATATGGAAGGTAGTGTTGGTTAA
- a CDS encoding arsenic metallochaperone ArsD family protein, which translates to MIKNKFKKLIIISLTFLFSLVILLIVGLIKPFNNNDIVTQSSIKNQSYNLVNQARINTVKDGEKIYRDTDDEFVSNQVAGYERSNNFNGLKLSNGGYIFISDEDDSVIYRTDYFYNVLWTYKISNVDSIERHVLEVAQDDKDPSTFYLLAAPKNNDDVALAAYSNFDKKGFGVLEKLKENLDRDISKRIDKQAEISIDPQTLLDNIPNTWNNNPDFLKSLIGFSNNGRFVISFNNYLANLANLVVYGGSVYILGGTGNINTQIADRFQSLGIYRINKERFNEIIGWPYAVLIGGWNEQGNNNNNNNNNNNISVNLPIFEDVKYTYVMRAAIAGARIIKDTSHLQLGGSFSIGDENVLTAGKHHEINPVKNNSSDLKAIGSFRLSLNILEGLGKFNSPSTITEDTDLKKLNPDFQLVSHLEDFNFNNFTALETSQQNIKNRSKLAGLDDYYFHNVANFEDGFSFGTFTMQFNDLIVVFGVNQTYDLIETPDSIRQLFGNKTDQYNWNHYVNTINSNDPENQNKVIIWSLHAQSKNKTAALVYVLQYRNNNYIIRSLNTVTQRSGGVTQQIANNSNFGAYPITNAIELDGTKRIVVYYETANTTWKSLSLFEFNINDNLAQLNTDDTYQTPKTSRITYLGSGMALINPENDTLFVHSIKELIEPFNNDFMIKKQFIPLFIKYNNGANNPDPEIVLLIRANDIDYKNQSFKFHPLIKNPLVENYYEHIPGLNLEFEYSGFGSNPTWVYRGIVIASVAIFLPLVWIGIFFVLKFFGFSVKNIAETNKQKRKDKHILLSFQDAISESEENKNKYEMNSAIVEKQYGDLMLMIDKAQHNQFEDKIKIYFYESSAITKEDGDLAFKLLKTKLQLLQRYFTENGIPCYRYNLKDHRDIFLKNPKLVNHLKKTNFKLPVIMDNNDILHYGSYPNNEELSSIFGINISWLKKIDSLTIKTVDPKNVEELLRNNNQKPYQQNNNYQQQFVQQPRVQAPIPPPIRPTAPPPRAPFRRT; encoded by the coding sequence GTGATCAAAAATAAGTTTAAAAAACTGATAATCATTAGTTTAACATTCCTATTTAGCTTAGTGATATTATTAATTGTCGGTTTAATTAAACCCTTTAATAATAATGATATTGTTACGCAATCAAGCATTAAAAATCAATCATATAACCTAGTTAATCAAGCTAGAATTAACACCGTTAAAGATGGTGAAAAAATTTATCGTGATACTGACGATGAGTTTGTTAGCAACCAAGTAGCGGGTTATGAACGCAGCAATAATTTTAATGGTTTAAAGTTATCAAACGGTGGATATATCTTTATTTCTGATGAAGATGATAGTGTAATTTATCGCACGGATTATTTTTATAATGTCCTTTGAACTTATAAAATATCAAATGTCGATTCAATTGAACGCCATGTTTTAGAAGTTGCACAAGATGATAAAGATCCATCAACATTTTATCTTTTAGCAGCACCAAAAAACAATGATGATGTTGCACTTGCTGCTTATTCAAATTTTGATAAAAAAGGATTTGGAGTATTAGAAAAACTTAAAGAAAATCTTGATCGTGATATTTCTAAACGAATTGATAAACAAGCTGAAATATCAATCGATCCACAAACATTATTAGATAATATTCCTAATACTTGAAATAACAATCCTGACTTTTTAAAATCGTTAATTGGTTTTTCAAATAACGGTAGATTTGTTATTTCATTTAATAACTATTTAGCCAACCTAGCCAACCTTGTAGTTTATGGTGGAAGTGTTTATATTTTAGGTGGAACAGGTAATATTAATACCCAGATTGCTGACCGTTTCCAATCGTTAGGAATTTATCGAATTAATAAAGAAAGATTCAACGAAATTATTGGTTGACCTTATGCTGTTTTAATCGGTGGGTGAAACGAGCAAGGCAATAATAATAATAATAATAATAATAATAATAATATCTCAGTCAACTTACCAATTTTTGAAGATGTTAAATACACTTACGTAATGCGAGCAGCGATTGCAGGAGCTAGGATCATTAAAGATACTTCGCACTTACAATTAGGTGGTAGTTTTTCAATTGGTGATGAAAATGTTTTAACAGCTGGTAAGCATCACGAGATTAATCCAGTTAAAAATAATAGTTCAGATTTAAAAGCAATTGGTAGTTTTAGATTAAGTTTAAATATCCTTGAAGGTTTGGGTAAATTTAATTCACCATCAACAATAACAGAAGATACAGATCTTAAAAAATTAAATCCAGATTTCCAATTAGTTTCACACCTTGAAGACTTTAACTTTAATAACTTCACTGCATTAGAAACTAGCCAACAAAATATTAAAAACCGTTCAAAATTAGCAGGATTAGATGATTATTATTTCCACAATGTTGCTAACTTTGAAGATGGTTTTAGCTTCGGAACTTTTACAATGCAATTCAACGATTTAATTGTTGTTTTTGGTGTAAATCAGACTTATGATTTAATTGAAACGCCTGATTCAATTCGTCAATTATTTGGTAATAAAACTGATCAATACAATTGGAATCATTATGTCAATACAATTAATTCAAATGATCCAGAAAACCAGAACAAAGTAATCATTTGATCATTACATGCTCAAAGTAAAAATAAAACTGCAGCATTAGTTTATGTATTGCAATATCGCAATAATAATTACATAATCAGAAGTCTTAATACCGTAACACAAAGAAGTGGTGGCGTAACCCAACAGATTGCTAATAATTCTAACTTTGGTGCTTATCCAATTACCAACGCCATTGAGCTAGATGGAACCAAACGAATTGTTGTTTATTATGAAACAGCCAACACAACTTGGAAGTCATTATCATTGTTTGAATTTAATATCAATGACAATTTAGCCCAATTAAATACGGATGATACTTACCAAACTCCTAAAACATCTAGAATTACATATCTAGGTAGTGGAATGGCATTAATTAATCCTGAAAACGATACCTTATTCGTGCATTCAATTAAAGAATTAATTGAACCGTTTAACAACGATTTCATGATTAAAAAACAATTTATTCCGTTGTTTATTAAATATAACAATGGTGCTAACAACCCTGATCCTGAAATTGTTTTATTAATTCGTGCTAATGATATTGATTACAAAAATCAAAGCTTTAAATTCCATCCATTAATTAAAAACCCGTTGGTTGAAAATTATTATGAACACATCCCTGGATTAAATTTAGAATTTGAATATTCTGGATTTGGTTCTAACCCAACTTGAGTTTATCGAGGAATTGTTATTGCTTCGGTTGCAATCTTCTTACCACTAGTTTGAATTGGAATTTTCTTCGTATTAAAATTCTTTGGTTTTTCTGTGAAAAACATTGCAGAAACTAATAAACAAAAACGTAAGGATAAACACATCTTATTATCATTCCAAGATGCAATTAGTGAATCTGAAGAAAATAAGAATAAATACGAAATGAACAGTGCCATTGTTGAAAAACAATATGGTGATTTAATGCTGATGATTGACAAAGCTCAACATAACCAATTTGAAGATAAGATTAAGATATATTTCTATGAATCTTCTGCGATTACCAAAGAAGATGGTGATTTAGCGTTTAAATTATTAAAAACCAAATTACAACTTTTACAAAGGTATTTCACTGAAAATGGCATTCCGTGTTATCGTTATAACTTAAAAGATCACCGTGACATTTTCTTAAAGAATCCTAAGTTAGTAAACCACTTGAAAAAGACTAACTTCAAACTTCCTGTAATTATGGATAATAATGACATCTTGCACTATGGAAGTTATCCAAACAACGAAGAACTATCATCAATCTTTGGTATTAATATTAGTTGATTAAAGAAGATTGACTCATTAACAATTAAAACTGTTGATCCCAAGAATGTTGAAGAATTATTACGCAATAATAATCAAAAACCTTATCAACAAAATAATAATTACCAACAACAATTTGTTCAACAACCACGAGTTCAAGCACCAATTCCGCCACCAATAAGACCAACAGCTCCACCACCGAGAGCTCCGTTTAGAAGAACTTAA
- a CDS encoding inorganic diphosphatase: MSNLLELNVTIEIPKGSNIKYEYDRKTGQISVDRILYGSEVYPHNYGFIKEALDWDGDELDCLVISNQAFQPGINVPVRILGMMGMVDDGETDNKLIGVIACDKRFENIKTLKDLGAHSLKEIKGFFETYKLLQNKKVSVKGFKEVDAAIHEYNNCVSLMKQYGSLPKDEFIAKMRKLYPEKYEG, translated from the coding sequence ATGTCAAATTTATTAGAACTAAATGTAACTATTGAAATCCCTAAGGGATCAAACATCAAATATGAATATGATCGTAAGACTGGTCAAATCTCAGTAGATCGTATTTTATATGGTTCAGAAGTATACCCACACAACTACGGTTTTATTAAAGAAGCTCTAGATTGAGATGGTGATGAATTAGATTGTTTAGTGATTTCTAATCAAGCATTTCAACCAGGTATCAATGTTCCTGTAAGAATTTTAGGAATGATGGGAATGGTTGATGATGGTGAAACTGATAACAAACTGATTGGTGTTATTGCTTGTGACAAACGTTTTGAAAATATCAAAACTTTAAAAGATTTAGGTGCTCACAGCCTTAAAGAAATTAAAGGATTTTTTGAAACTTACAAGTTATTACAAAACAAAAAAGTATCAGTTAAAGGTTTCAAAGAAGTTGATGCAGCTATCCACGAATACAATAATTGTGTAAGTTTAATGAAGCAATATGGTTCATTACCTAAGGATGAATTCATTGCTAAAATGAGAAAACTTTATCCTGAAAAATACGAAGGATAA
- a CDS encoding iron-sulfur cluster assembly scaffold protein, with translation MDYSNALIRRQIIIDYYQNPINYLKQPLNNAKYEVIKTQSDSCTDQFNIYLLIENNRLIDLKFSGSGCIISQTTFDCLSKYLINQEINQVKKILNAYLEFIFHNKKSDLLAEEFEIFSSVNMQSNRIICATINAKALNDYLSKE, from the coding sequence ATGGATTATTCTAACGCATTGATCAGAAGACAGATCATTATTGATTATTATCAAAACCCGATTAATTATTTAAAACAACCACTAAATAACGCAAAATATGAGGTTATTAAAACACAATCAGATAGTTGCACTGATCAATTTAATATTTATTTATTGATTGAAAATAACCGATTAATTGACTTAAAATTTTCAGGCAGTGGGTGTATTATTTCACAAACCACATTTGATTGTTTATCTAAGTATTTAATTAATCAAGAAATTAACCAAGTTAAAAAGATTTTAAATGCTTATTTAGAATTTATTTTTCATAATAAAAAAAGTGATTTATTGGCTGAAGAATTCGAAATTTTTTCATCAGTTAATATGCAATCTAACCGCATTATTTGCGCAACAATTAATGCTAAAGCATTAAATGATTATTTATCAAAGGAATAA
- the sufC gene encoding Fe-S cluster assembly ATPase SufC, whose amino-acid sequence MSELKLSNLSVNIGEKRILTNITASIKSGDVVAIMGPNGHGKSTLLKSIMGHYDSKIVRGKIEFKNQVLNKLEVDERARLGLYLATQVPEEIPGVSLVEFIRSAINARREKPIDLPEFYKLVQTNTKKLKMNFELLNRSVNEGFSGGEKKKNEILLLKTINPDFAMLDEIDSGLDIDALKIITKELQEWVKDKTKALIIVSHYERMFKLVKPTKVFVVVNGTIITQGDASLAKRIDKEGYDWIKKEFKIDFKESKKQEFDLVDPFKQ is encoded by the coding sequence ATGTCAGAGTTAAAACTAAGTAATTTAAGTGTTAATATCGGTGAAAAGAGAATTTTAACCAACATTACAGCGTCAATTAAATCTGGAGATGTTGTTGCTATAATGGGTCCTAATGGGCATGGTAAATCAACATTACTTAAATCAATTATGGGTCATTATGACTCTAAAATTGTTAGAGGAAAAATAGAGTTTAAAAATCAAGTTTTAAACAAGTTAGAAGTTGATGAAAGAGCTAGATTAGGATTATATTTAGCTACTCAAGTTCCAGAAGAAATTCCTGGTGTTTCATTAGTAGAATTTATCCGTTCAGCAATTAATGCTAGGCGAGAAAAACCAATAGATTTACCAGAGTTTTATAAATTAGTTCAAACTAACACTAAAAAATTAAAGATGAATTTTGAACTATTAAATCGTTCAGTTAATGAAGGTTTTAGTGGTGGTGAGAAGAAAAAGAATGAAATCTTATTATTAAAAACTATTAACCCTGATTTTGCAATGCTTGATGAAATTGATTCAGGGCTAGATATTGATGCTTTAAAAATCATTACAAAAGAACTCCAAGAATGAGTTAAGGATAAAACAAAAGCATTAATCATTGTTTCTCACTATGAAAGAATGTTTAAATTAGTAAAACCGACCAAGGTTTTTGTTGTAGTCAATGGAACAATAATTACCCAAGGTGATGCTAGTTTAGCCAAACGAATTGATAAAGAAGGATATGATTGGATTAAAAAAGAATTCAAAATCGACTTTAAAGAAAGTAAAAAACAAGAATTTGATTTAGTTGATCCATTCAAACAATAA